A region from the Vanacampus margaritifer isolate UIUO_Vmar chromosome 5, RoL_Vmar_1.0, whole genome shotgun sequence genome encodes:
- the aasdhppt gene encoding L-aminoadipate-semialdehyde dehydrogenase-phosphopantetheinyl transferase, whose protein sequence is MSEAGERMGSVRWAFRCGSWTPGRADWLFAARCVQPEEKDRIAKFVFARDAKSAMAGRLLLRSFVCEKMHIPWAHIRLERSPRGKPYLAAPLQASPDLGTQTWSFNISHQGDYAVLAAEKGMQVGVDIMKTSMPGSSTVTEFFRIMTRQFTPYEWRVIQSAGSEQQQLAMFYRHWALKESFIKAIGTGLGFNLQRLEFHLSSEALTQSRVLCQTRMHLDEEDEEDWLFEESLLDADHHVAVALGHSANPTSSLPPPTAFTLLTFNDLVAAASPLTEEDPAYWESFKMKAEAPLRQRDAQSRSL, encoded by the exons ATGTCAGAGGCTGGCGAGCGGATGGGTTCTGTACGCTGGGCTTTTCGCTGCGGATCGTGGACTCCTGGCAGGGCTGACTGGCTCTTTGCTGCTCGCTGTGTTCAGCCAGAGGAGAAAGACCGTATAGCAAAGTTTGTGTTCGCTAGAGATGCCAAATCAGCCATG GCTGGCAGGTTGCTGCTGAGGAGTTTTGTCTGCGAGAAGATGCACATTCCGTGGGCACATATCCGCCTAGAACGGTCTCCGAGAGGCAAGCCTTACCTGGCCGCACCGCTTCAA GCCAGCCCAGATTTGGGAACTCAGACCTGGAGCTTCAACATCTCCCACCAGGGGGACTATGCGGTGCTTGCTGCTGAGAAGGGGATGCAAGTTGGGGTTGACATCATGAAGACATCGATGCCTG GTAGCAGCACCGTGACCGAGTTCTTCCGCATCATGACTCGCCAGTTCACGCCGTACGAGTGGCGAGTCATCCAGTCGGCCGGCTCCGAGCAGCAGCAGCTCGCCATGTTCTACCGCCACTGG GCCTTGAAGGAGAGTTTCATCAAGGCCATTGGCACAGGGCTGGGCTTCAATCTGCAAAGGTTGGAGTTCCATCTGTCCTCTGAAGCCCTCACGCAGTCCCGTGTGCTCTGCCAGACCAGAATGCACCTGGATGAAGAGGACGAGGAAGACTGGCTGTTTGAA GAGAGTTTACTTGACGCCGATCATCATGTTGCTGTAGCACTGGGACACTCTGCA AATCCTACCTCGTCTCTTCCTCCACCCACCGCTTTCACACTGCTGACGTTCAACGATCTCGTCGCGGCGGCCTCGCCTCTGACAGAGGAAGACCCCGCCTACTGGGAAAGCTTCAAAATGAAAGCCGAAGCGCCTTTGAGACAGAGAGACGCGCAATCCCGCTCACTTTGA